One genomic segment of bacterium includes these proteins:
- a CDS encoding alpha/beta hydrolase encodes MAIFRRKRKFRKKISKGKVSVIGNVEYHREIYSRILDSKRDFFIWLPASYDDNPSRRYPVLYMHDGQNLIDPKTSFAGKDWQVDETVTRLIREFKIKEIIIVGINNSNERLEEYSDSVKGERYRKFLIEDLKAFVDSKYRTLSDNKNTAIMGSSMGGLASFLIAWNHPEVFSMAGCLSSSFYYNDDKVFKMLDVYSGPKKQIKFYIDHGEDGLVRGQKMFCKLTQMGYVIGTDLDYFYARGAEHNESEWAKRLERPLIFFFGK; translated from the coding sequence ATGGCAATCTTCAGAAGAAAACGTAAATTCCGAAAAAAGATAAGTAAGGGAAAAGTATCTGTAATCGGAAATGTCGAATATCACCGTGAGATTTACTCGCGAATATTAGATAGCAAACGTGATTTTTTTATTTGGCTTCCGGCAAGCTACGATGATAATCCTTCAAGGAGATACCCTGTCCTTTATATGCACGATGGTCAAAATTTAATTGACCCAAAAACGTCTTTTGCAGGAAAGGACTGGCAGGTTGACGAAACAGTTACAAGGTTAATAAGGGAATTCAAAATTAAAGAAATTATAATAGTAGGAATTAATAACTCCAATGAACGTCTCGAAGAATACAGTGATAGCGTAAAAGGGGAGAGATATAGAAAATTTTTAATTGAAGATCTTAAAGCATTTGTCGATTCAAAATACAGAACACTTTCAGATAATAAGAATACCGCAATTATGGGTTCATCAATGGGAGGGCTTGCTTCTTTTCTGATAGCCTGGAATCACCCGGAAGTTTTTTCAATGGCTGGATGTTTGTCAAGTTCTTTTTATTATAATGATGATAAAGTTTTTAAAATGCTCGATGTATATTCCGGACCAAAAAAACAAATTAAGTTTTATATCGATCACGGCGAAGACGGATTGGTTCGTGGGCAAAAAATGTTCTGCAAGCTGACACAAATGGGTTATGTAATCGGAACTGATCTTGATTATTTTTACGCACGCGGAGCCGAACACAATGAATCCGAATGGGCAAAACGGCTTGAACGACCACTCATATTTTTCTTTGGGAAATGA
- a CDS encoding M28 family peptidase: MKKLFLVFILLLSIQSVSFGQTPVIQTIINQTNLDSLTQYVKELSGEVQTIINGTPYTIVSRRYNHAGNDMSATYIKQKLQSYGLPTYDQWWSSTGRNVYAVQLGTTYPNKKYIICAHYDDFTYSGTVVPGADDNASGTAAVIEAARIFKNYNSKYTIIYALWDEEERGLYGSAYFAQQAAINGDSIMGVINLDMISYDSNSDNIAEIHTRPIANSISLKDDMLTINNLYSIGLTLQTINPGATYSDHASFWNNNYGAILLIEYDNDFNPYYHSSNDKIQYFNLPYFLKSSKLALGVTATLAQLTDIVPVEMLAFNASVIGSQVQLLWSTASELNNLGFEIQRSVNDQDNFSTIAFVDGNGNSTEINYYSFTDNPQLTGVNQIFYRLKQVDLDGSFSYSDVVSVTYDVPAEFVLSQNFPNPFNPSTRINYFVPKESFVNIKVYDFLGREVAELVNETKATGSYELLFDASSLPSGTYFYAMTAGEFSKTMKMILVK; this comes from the coding sequence ATGAAAAAATTGTTTCTTGTTTTTATACTACTTCTGAGTATTCAGAGCGTATCATTCGGACAAACCCCGGTAATACAAACAATAATCAACCAGACGAACCTTGATTCTCTGACACAATATGTTAAAGAACTTTCCGGCGAAGTTCAAACAATCATTAACGGCACACCATATACAATTGTATCCAGAAGATATAATCATGCTGGTAATGATATGTCAGCAACATACATAAAGCAGAAACTTCAGAGTTATGGATTGCCAACTTATGATCAATGGTGGAGCAGCACCGGAAGAAATGTCTATGCCGTGCAGTTAGGAACAACATATCCAAATAAAAAATATATTATCTGTGCTCACTATGATGATTTTACATACAGTGGTACCGTTGTACCAGGTGCGGATGATAATGCAAGCGGCACCGCAGCAGTAATTGAAGCGGCAAGAATATTTAAAAACTATAACTCAAAATACACGATCATCTACGCTCTTTGGGATGAAGAAGAAAGAGGATTATACGGAAGCGCATACTTCGCGCAACAAGCTGCTATAAACGGTGATTCCATAATGGGAGTAATTAATCTTGATATGATTTCTTACGATTCTAACAGCGACAATATCGCAGAGATCCATACGAGACCGATTGCAAACTCAATCAGCTTAAAGGATGATATGCTGACAATAAATAATTTATATAGCATTGGCTTAACACTGCAGACAATCAATCCTGGTGCAACTTACAGCGACCATGCTTCGTTCTGGAATAATAATTATGGCGCTATTTTATTAATTGAGTACGATAATGATTTTAATCCTTACTATCATTCATCAAATGATAAGATTCAATATTTTAATCTACCATACTTCCTGAAATCCAGTAAACTCGCACTTGGAGTTACAGCAACTTTGGCTCAGTTAACCGATATCGTTCCAGTTGAAATGCTTGCTTTCAATGCTTCAGTTATTGGCTCACAAGTTCAACTGCTCTGGTCTACTGCTTCTGAACTCAATAATCTTGGCTTTGAAATTCAACGCTCTGTCAATGATCAGGATAATTTCTCAACCATAGCTTTTGTTGATGGTAATGGTAATTCAACTGAAATAAATTACTATTCATTCACAGATAATCCACAGCTTACTGGTGTTAACCAGATATTCTATCGTCTCAAGCAGGTTGATCTCGATGGTTCTTTCAGCTATAGTGATGTAGTAAGTGTAACTTATGATGTTCCTGCCGAATTCGTTCTTTCTCAGAACTTCCCCAATCCTTTCAATCCTTCAACGAGGATAAATTACTTTGTACCGAAGGAAAGTTTTGTGAACATAAAAGTATATGATTTCCTTGGAAGAGAGGTAGCAGAACTGGTTAATGAGACAAAGGCAACGGGAAGCTACGAGCTGCTGTTTGATGCTTCTTCACTGCCTAGCGGAACTTATTTCTACGCAATGACTGCAGGTGAATTTTCTAAAACTATGAAGATGATACTGGTTAAGTAA
- a CDS encoding HipA domain-containing protein, giving the protein MNTCPITYEPCGDKKYSEKGLKLLSRSLTHLEDFPYTQEEQLREAASRAPKMSIQGVQPKLIAKLKVTESVFEVTDRGGEYILKPQNNLYPQLPENEDLTMHLAEEIDLEIPLHGLIYSKDQKLTYFIKRFDRYGKGKKYSVEDFAQLSGKSRDTKYNYSMEKVAGIIESYCTFPAIEKIKLFKLTIFNFLTGNEDQHLKNFSLITKDNKVTFTPFYDLINTTLSLANPAEEIALPLKGKKNNLNRNVLVEYWGKERLGLNNQIIDQALNSITEKFERWAELINKSFMSKEMKEKYIALLDERRKVIW; this is encoded by the coding sequence ATGAATACCTGTCCGATAACTTACGAACCATGCGGTGATAAGAAATATTCTGAGAAGGGATTGAAACTTCTTTCGAGAAGTCTTACTCATCTTGAAGATTTTCCGTACACACAGGAAGAGCAATTACGTGAAGCAGCATCGAGAGCACCGAAGATGTCGATACAAGGAGTTCAGCCAAAGCTGATTGCGAAGCTGAAAGTAACAGAAAGTGTTTTTGAAGTTACAGACAGAGGCGGTGAATATATTCTTAAACCACAAAATAATCTCTATCCTCAATTGCCTGAGAATGAAGATCTTACTATGCATCTCGCCGAAGAGATTGATCTAGAAATACCATTGCACGGTTTGATTTATTCAAAAGATCAGAAGCTGACATACTTCATAAAAAGATTTGACCGTTATGGTAAAGGGAAAAAATATTCAGTGGAAGATTTCGCTCAGCTCTCCGGGAAGAGTCGGGATACTAAATACAACTACAGCATGGAAAAAGTCGCAGGAATAATTGAGAGTTACTGCACATTCCCTGCTATTGAAAAAATCAAATTGTTTAAGCTTACTATTTTTAATTTTCTTACCGGGAATGAAGACCAGCACTTGAAGAACTTTTCACTGATAACAAAAGATAATAAAGTAACATTCACTCCGTTTTATGATTTAATAAACACAACGCTCTCTTTGGCAAATCCTGCAGAGGAAATTGCTTTACCGTTGAAAGGGAAAAAGAATAATTTAAATCGAAATGTACTTGTTGAATATTGGGGTAAAGAAAGGTTAGGATTAAATAACCAGATTATAGATCAGGCACTTAATTCCATAACTGAAAAATTTGAAAGATGGGCTGAACTCATCAACAAAAGTTTCATGTCAAAAGAGATGAAAGAGAAATACATTGCTTTACTTGATGAGAGAAGAAAGGTGATTTGGTGA
- a CDS encoding M28 family peptidase yields the protein MKKAILILLLLTVSQSFLQSQSPTIQTIINKTNIDSLTYFVRELSGDVQTIIGGTPYTIVSRHKNNASNDKAADYIKQKLQSYGLPAYDQVFSSTGRNVYAVQLGTQYPNKKYIICAHYDDMPSGTTAPGADDNASGTAAVIEAARIFTQYNSKYTIIYALWDEEEQGLVGSAYYALQAYNAGDSIMGVINMDMIAYDSDNDNVLEIHVRPIANSLTLKDKIIETNTLYSIGLTTTTINPGTTASDQASFWNRNYGGLLLIEEYYGGDFNAYYHTVNDKIMYFNMPYFLKMSKVAIGTVATLADLTDIVPVELLAFNASVIGSQVQLLWSTASELNNLGFEIQRSVNDQDNFSTIAFVDGNGNSTEINYYSFTDNPQLTGVNQIFYRLKQVDLDGSFSYSDVVSVTYDVPAEFVLSQNFPNPFNPSTRINYFVPKESFVNIKVYDFLGREVAELVNETKATGSYELLFDASSLPSGTYFYAMTAGEFSKTMKMILVK from the coding sequence ATGAAGAAAGCTATACTTATTTTACTCCTGCTGACTGTTTCACAATCATTTTTGCAATCTCAATCGCCGACCATTCAAACAATCATCAACAAGACCAACATCGATTCGTTGACATATTTTGTCAGAGAGTTATCCGGTGATGTTCAGACAATTATCGGCGGGACACCATACACAATCGTTTCAAGACATAAGAACAACGCAAGCAATGACAAAGCTGCTGATTATATTAAACAGAAGCTTCAGAGCTACGGGCTACCGGCTTACGATCAGGTTTTCAGCAGTACGGGAAGAAACGTTTATGCTGTTCAGTTAGGCACTCAATATCCTAATAAAAAATACATTATCTGTGCCCACTACGATGATATGCCTTCAGGAACAACTGCCCCGGGTGCTGATGATAATGCAAGCGGAACTGCTGCTGTTATTGAAGCTGCTAGAATATTCACTCAGTATAATTCAAAGTACACAATTATTTATGCGCTGTGGGATGAAGAAGAACAAGGATTAGTCGGCAGTGCTTACTATGCTCTGCAGGCTTATAATGCCGGTGATTCGATTATGGGTGTGATCAATATGGATATGATTGCTTATGATTCTGACAATGATAATGTACTGGAAATACATGTAAGACCAATAGCAAATTCTCTTACACTAAAAGATAAGATTATTGAGACGAACACCCTTTATTCTATCGGTCTAACCACTACCACAATAAATCCCGGAACTACTGCAAGTGATCAGGCTTCATTCTGGAATAGAAATTATGGTGGTCTCTTGCTAATTGAGGAGTACTATGGAGGAGATTTTAATGCATATTATCATACAGTCAATGACAAGATTATGTATTTCAATATGCCTTACTTCCTTAAAATGAGTAAAGTTGCTATCGGAACTGTTGCCACTCTTGCTGACTTAACCGATATCGTCCCAGTTGAACTGCTTGCTTTCAATGCTTCAGTTATTGGCTCACAAGTTCAACTGCTCTGGTCTACTGCTTCTGAACTCAATAATCTTGGCTTTGAAATTCAACGCTCTGTCAATGATCAGGATAATTTCTCAACCATAGCTTTTGTTGATGGTAATGGTAATTCAACTGAAATAAATTACTATTCATTCACAGATAATCCACAGCTTACTGGTGTTAACCAGATATTCTATCGTCTCAAGCAGGTTGATCTCGATGGTTCTTTCAGCTATAGTGATGTAGTAAGTGTAACTTATGATGTTCCTGCCGAATTCGTTCTTTCTCAGAACTTCCCCAATCCTTTCAATCCTTCAACGAGGATAAATTACTTTGTACCGAAGGAAAGTTTTGTGAACATAAAAGTATATGATTTCCTTGGAAGAGAGGTGGCAGAACTGGTTAATGAGACAAAGGCAACGGGAAGCTACGAGCTGCTGTTTGATGCTTCTTCACTGCCTAGCGGAACTTATTTCTACGCAATGACTGCAGGTGAATTTTCCAAAACAATGAAGATGATACTGGTTAAATAA
- a CDS encoding DUF1015 domain-containing protein, whose protein sequence is MAVIKPFKALRPTKEKSQLVASVPYDVVNRDEAASYSEGNPLSYLHITRSEIDLPDVKDVYSKEVYLKAKENLNRIIKEAPLKMDDKPAFYLYRLIMDGRSQTGICATFSVDDYDNDVILKHEKTRKVKEDDRTNHIITTEAQTGIVFLTYRGVKNVNDVVDKTITEIKPEYDFAAPDGIQHTVWVVPENYNQIIINEFAKINKLYIADGHHRAKSASRAREEKKKSNPKHTGNEEYNFFVAVIFPAEQLKILPYNRVVFDLNKLSKEDFLNEISEKFEVKPTNSKQPQTKNNFCMYLDKQWYHLKARDSVLASLSLEKSVGEKLDVSILQNFLLNPVLGIDDPRTNNRIDFIGGIRGTKELEKLVDSGKAAVAFSLYPVGLDDLMNISDAGEVMPPKSTWFEPKLRDGLLTHLI, encoded by the coding sequence ATGGCAGTTATTAAACCATTCAAAGCATTAAGACCTACAAAAGAAAAATCTCAGCTTGTTGCTAGTGTTCCTTACGATGTTGTTAACAGAGACGAAGCGGCAAGTTATTCGGAAGGAAATCCATTAAGCTATTTGCACATTACAAGATCAGAAATCGATCTGCCTGATGTTAAAGATGTTTACTCAAAAGAAGTTTATCTGAAAGCAAAAGAAAATCTTAATAGAATTATTAAAGAGGCTCCATTGAAGATGGATGATAAGCCCGCATTTTATCTTTATAGATTAATTATGGACGGAAGATCACAAACAGGAATCTGCGCAACTTTTTCTGTTGATGATTATGACAACGATGTAATTCTAAAACACGAAAAGACCAGAAAAGTAAAAGAAGACGATAGAACAAATCATATTATCACAACTGAAGCTCAAACAGGAATTGTATTTTTAACCTATCGCGGTGTCAAAAATGTTAATGACGTTGTTGATAAGACAATAACAGAAATCAAACCTGAATATGATTTTGCGGCTCCGGATGGAATCCAGCATACTGTCTGGGTTGTTCCTGAAAATTATAATCAGATAATTATAAATGAGTTTGCAAAAATTAATAAGCTGTACATTGCTGATGGACATCACAGAGCAAAGAGTGCAAGTCGTGCAAGAGAAGAGAAGAAGAAAAGCAATCCGAAGCACACGGGAAATGAGGAGTACAACTTTTTTGTTGCAGTTATCTTTCCTGCTGAGCAGTTGAAGATACTCCCGTACAATCGTGTTGTATTTGACTTGAATAAATTGAGCAAAGAAGATTTTTTGAACGAGATAAGTGAAAAGTTTGAGGTTAAACCAACTAACAGTAAACAGCCACAAACTAAAAACAATTTCTGTATGTATTTGGATAAACAGTGGTATCATCTGAAAGCAAGAGATTCGGTTCTTGCAAGTTTATCTCTTGAAAAATCTGTTGGAGAAAAGCTTGATGTAAGTATTCTTCAAAACTTTTTGCTTAATCCGGTTCTTGGAATCGATGATCCACGAACTAATAATCGTATCGATTTTATTGGTGGAATCCGCGGAACAAAAGAACTTGAAAAGCTGGTTGATTCGGGCAAAGCTGCGGTTGCATTTTCACTTTATCCGGTTGGACTTGACGATCTAATGAATATTTCGGATGCCGGAGAAGTTATGCCGCCAAAATCAACATGGTTCGAACCAAAACTTAGAGATGGACTATTAACACATTTAATCTAA
- a CDS encoding DUF2203 domain-containing protein, whose translation MTTEIKYFTPSEAKKTLPLVRKIVKDILDTSREMRTIADEIGGDVEKDPRIQKLADDIEEFMKELEEIGCFFKDWNFAIGLIDFPAIIDGKEVFLCWRSDEDEILYYHEIEAGFAGRKLIPPEEFTD comes from the coding sequence ATGACAACAGAAATAAAATATTTTACTCCTTCTGAAGCGAAAAAAACTTTACCGCTGGTTAGAAAAATTGTAAAGGATATACTTGATACCAGCCGTGAAATGCGAACTATCGCCGATGAAATTGGCGGAGATGTTGAGAAAGATCCGCGCATTCAAAAGCTTGCTGATGATATTGAGGAGTTTATGAAAGAACTTGAAGAGATCGGATGCTTTTTTAAGGACTGGAATTTTGCAATAGGATTAATTGACTTTCCGGCCATCATAGATGGTAAAGAAGTTTTTCTTTGCTGGAGAAGTGATGAAGATGAAATCCTTTATTATCATGAAATTGAAGCAGGCTTTGCAGGCAGAAAATTAATTCCGCCTGAAGAATTTACAGACTGA
- a CDS encoding M28 family peptidase, whose product MKKIILTMLLIISTQPFLHSQSPIIQTIINETNLDSLVYFVKELSGEVPTIINGSPYTIVSRHKNNASNDKAADYIKQKLNSYDLTTTDQWFSGTGRNVYGVQLGTEFPNQKYMICAHYDDMPSGTLAPGADDNGSGTAAVIEAARIFSNYSFPFTIIYALWDEEEQGLVGSAYYAQQAANAGDSILGVLNMDMIAWDSNNDSVAELHVRPTANSMDLKDKMVEVNVAYNLGVNLSIINPGLTASDHASFWNNGYSAILLIEQYYGDFNNYYHTTNDKLLYFNLPYFHKLSRLTIATLATLALNLDLRIDHTPIASRENTNDIQTTANIISGLDIGTGNNAPRLYYRKNNGSGWSDFSSVIGTPLDASGIYNFTIPGQTLGTIVQYYLAAQDENSTLSVTLPLGGSGFSPPGSTPPSQFFQFYVAPLNIAFSDSTFNLNNWTASGGWATTNLKFTSAPFSFTDSPGGNYTNNANAILTLTNNISLNGFIGATLEFQTQWDIETDWDYGQVLISTNNGSTWTPLEGMFTNPGTGSFQPNGEPLYDGIQLNWVKESIDLSSYLDQQIKLRFVLKSDGYVTEDGWYIDDIMITAYELVPTSSEQLTDVVSEYSLEQNYPNPFNPTTDIEFQIPEAGQTTLKVFDLLGKEVAVLINEQKTSGKYKVAFDASNLPSGVYFYTLQAGNFVSTKKMVLLK is encoded by the coding sequence ATGAAGAAAATTATTCTTACCATGCTGTTGATAATTTCGACACAGCCCTTTTTACACTCACAATCGCCGATCATCCAGACAATAATTAATGAAACGAATTTGGATTCACTTGTTTACTTTGTCAAGGAATTATCCGGGGAGGTACCAACAATAATAAATGGCTCTCCATATACAATCGTATCAAGACATAAGAATAATGCAAGTAATGACAAAGCTGCGGACTATATAAAACAAAAATTGAACAGCTATGACTTAACCACAACTGATCAATGGTTCAGCGGCACGGGAAGAAATGTTTATGGTGTTCAATTGGGGACAGAATTCCCAAATCAAAAATATATGATTTGTGCACACTATGATGACATGCCAAGCGGTACGCTAGCTCCGGGCGCTGATGACAATGGAAGCGGAACTGCTGCTGTTATTGAAGCTGCGAGAATATTTTCTAATTATTCTTTTCCTTTCACAATCATCTATGCTCTCTGGGATGAAGAAGAACAAGGATTAGTCGGTAGCGCTTACTATGCTCAACAGGCTGCCAATGCCGGTGACTCAATTCTTGGAGTATTGAATATGGATATGATCGCATGGGATTCAAATAACGACAGTGTTGCTGAACTACACGTAAGACCTACTGCTAATTCAATGGACCTCAAAGATAAAATGGTTGAGGTAAACGTTGCATACAACCTCGGAGTAAATCTGAGTATAATTAACCCGGGACTCACTGCAAGCGATCATGCTTCTTTCTGGAATAACGGATATAGTGCGATTCTTTTAATAGAACAATACTACGGCGATTTCAACAATTACTATCATACTACGAATGATAAACTTTTATATTTCAACTTGCCATATTTTCATAAGCTAAGCAGATTGACTATTGCTACACTCGCTACTCTTGCACTTAATCTTGACCTCAGAATTGATCATACGCCGATTGCTTCAAGAGAGAATACAAATGATATTCAGACTACTGCAAATATAATTTCAGGACTTGATATTGGAACCGGAAACAATGCACCGCGATTGTATTACAGAAAAAATAATGGATCAGGCTGGTCAGATTTTTCTTCTGTCATTGGAACACCATTAGATGCAAGCGGAATTTATAATTTTACGATCCCGGGTCAAACACTCGGAACAATAGTTCAATACTATCTGGCAGCTCAGGATGAAAACTCAACCTTATCGGTAACTCTACCGTTAGGCGGAAGCGGTTTTTCACCTCCGGGAAGCACACCACCGTCTCAATTCTTCCAGTTCTATGTTGCACCTTTGAATATTGCATTTTCAGACAGCACATTTAATTTAAATAACTGGACTGCCTCGGGGGGATGGGCAACTACAAATCTAAAGTTTACCTCTGCACCGTTTTCATTTACAGATTCACCCGGTGGTAACTATACAAATAATGCCAATGCAATTTTAACTTTAACGAACAATATCAGCCTTAACGGTTTTATAGGTGCAACACTGGAATTCCAGACACAATGGGATATTGAAACTGATTGGGATTACGGACAGGTTCTCATATCAACAAACAATGGAAGCACCTGGACACCGCTTGAAGGAATGTTTACTAATCCCGGCACAGGATCATTCCAGCCGAATGGCGAACCGCTTTACGACGGTATTCAGCTAAACTGGGTGAAAGAATCAATAGATTTAAGCAGCTATCTTGATCAGCAGATCAAGCTTAGGTTTGTACTTAAATCAGATGGCTATGTTACAGAGGATGGCTGGTACATTGATGATATAATGATAACTGCTTATGAACTTGTACCAACATCAAGTGAACAACTAACAGATGTGGTTAGTGAATATTCTCTGGAACAGAATTATCCGAACCCATTTAATCCAACAACTGATATCGAATTTCAGATTCCGGAAGCAGGACAAACGACTCTGAAAGTTTTTGATTTATTAGGAAAAGAAGTTGCTGTTTTGATCAATGAACAGAAAACATCAGGAAAATATAAAGTTGCGTTTGATGCATCAAACCTGCCGAGCGGAGTTTACTTCTACACTTTGCAAGCAGGAAATTTTGTCAGTACAAAGAAGATGGTGCTTTTAAAGTAA
- a CDS encoding HipA N-terminal domain-containing protein translates to MRKARVYNFGIPAGELIEIEPGNKYKFVYFDEYTASPISLTMPVNKKEFTFEEFPPFFDGLLPEGVQLEALIRQMKIDRNDLFSQLVQVGKDLVGSVTVEEIAP, encoded by the coding sequence ATGAGAAAAGCCAGAGTATATAATTTCGGAATTCCTGCCGGAGAATTAATTGAGATCGAGCCGGGGAATAAATATAAATTTGTTTACTTCGATGAATATACTGCTTCACCGATTTCATTAACAATGCCTGTGAACAAAAAGGAATTTACATTTGAGGAGTTCCCTCCCTTTTTTGATGGATTGCTTCCTGAAGGTGTACAATTGGAAGCTTTGATTCGTCAAATGAAGATTGATAGAAATGATCTGTTCTCTCAACTGGTTCAGGTTGGAAAAGATTTAGTTGGCTCAGTTACAGTTGAAGAGATTGCACCATGA
- the serC gene encoding 3-phosphoserine/phosphohydroxythreonine transaminase: MEKRIYNFSAGPAILPEEVLLEAQKDLFALPGVGMSILEISHRSKTYDAIHAEAKEGLKKLLDIPDDYQILFLQGGASLQFSMVPLNLMPPKNKADYISTGSWSKKAIKEAKRVGTVNIAATTEEGEGDKKYFKRIPKQNELKLDPDAAYVHFTSNNTIFGTQWHKEPEVGNVPLVCDASSDILHKKIDVKKYGMIYAGAQKNMGPAGITLVIMRKDLLERSQDSLHTMLNYKTHAENDSLYNTPTTFAIYIIMLVTRWLLKNGGLDKMYEINKHKADLLYKCIDESGGYYKGHADKDSRSLMNVTFNLATAELEKKLIDEATKAGFNGLKGHRSVGGLRASIYNAFPTKGVEDLVAFMKDFQKKNG; the protein is encoded by the coding sequence ATGGAGAAAAGAATTTATAACTTCAGTGCTGGTCCGGCTATATTACCGGAAGAAGTTCTATTGGAAGCACAAAAAGATTTATTTGCACTTCCCGGTGTGGGAATGTCAATTCTTGAAATCAGTCATCGTTCAAAAACATACGATGCAATACACGCAGAAGCAAAAGAAGGTTTGAAAAAACTGCTTGATATTCCGGATGATTACCAAATTCTGTTTTTACAGGGTGGTGCAAGTCTGCAGTTTTCAATGGTTCCGTTGAATCTAATGCCACCAAAGAATAAAGCAGATTATATTTCAACCGGAAGCTGGTCAAAAAAAGCAATTAAAGAAGCAAAAAGAGTCGGCACAGTTAATATTGCTGCAACAACTGAAGAGGGTGAAGGAGATAAAAAATATTTTAAGAGAATTCCGAAACAAAACGAATTAAAACTTGATCCGGATGCAGCTTATGTTCATTTCACTTCCAACAACACAATTTTCGGAACGCAGTGGCATAAAGAACCAGAAGTTGGAAATGTTCCGCTTGTTTGTGATGCATCATCAGATATTCTTCATAAAAAAATTGATGTGAAAAAGTATGGAATGATTTACGCCGGTGCACAGAAGAATATGGGACCAGCTGGCATTACATTAGTTATAATGAGAAAAGATTTGCTTGAAAGAAGCCAGGATTCTCTGCACACAATGCTTAATTATAAAACTCATGCGGAGAATGATTCGTTGTACAATACGCCAACTACTTTCGCAATTTATATTATTATGCTTGTCACCAGATGGTTGTTAAAGAATGGCGGCTTGGATAAGATGTATGAGATCAATAAACACAAAGCCGATTTGCTTTACAAGTGTATTGATGAAAGCGGCGGTTACTATAAAGGTCATGCTGATAAAGATAGCCGTTCATTAATGAATGTTACATTTAATCTGGCAACAGCTGAACTAGAAAAGAAACTTATTGATGAAGCAACCAAAGCTGGATTCAACGGATTGAAAGGTCACAGATCAGTTGGTGGATTGCGTGCATCAATTTATAATGCTTTCCCGACCAAAGGTGTTGAAGATCTTGTAGCGTTTATGAAAGACTTCCAGAAAAAGAACGGATAA
- a CDS encoding helix-turn-helix transcriptional regulator encodes MDTDSLFEIVKLHRKQAGLTQKGLADLAGVGKTVIYDIESGKETVQLDTIKKILTVLNIKIKFESPLMKLLKASD; translated from the coding sequence GTGGATACGGATTCATTATTTGAAATAGTCAAACTTCATAGAAAGCAAGCAGGTCTGACTCAGAAAGGATTAGCTGATTTAGCCGGAGTCGGGAAAACTGTAATCTATGATATCGAAAGCGGCAAGGAAACAGTTCAGTTGGACACAATAAAAAAAATATTAACTGTCCTCAATATCAAAATAAAATTTGAGAGTCCGTTGATGAAATTATTAAAAGCTTCTGATTAG